The proteins below come from a single Salvelinus fontinalis isolate EN_2023a chromosome 1, ASM2944872v1, whole genome shotgun sequence genomic window:
- the nog2 gene encoding noggin-2: MGFSQTLLVYVLVSIHLGVSQHYLRLRPSPSEHLPVPDLKEDPDPEYDPREQDLAERTLRKKLGSNFDPNFMSISSPMLVNLSVQETQMKLQGPMPNEVKKLDLSETPYGKRVKVGKKARRKFLQWLWTYTYCPVVYTWKDLGLRFWPRYIKEGNCFNERSCSFPEGMFCKPVKSITKTFLRWYCQGFLRQKYCTWIPVQYPIISECKCSC; this comes from the coding sequence ATGGGCTTCTCACAGACGCTACTCGTTTATGTACTTGTGTCCATTCACCTTGGAGTTTCTCAACATTATCTACGCCTGCGCCCCTCGCCCAGCGAGCACCTTCCGGTGCCAGACCTCAAGGAGGACCCAGACCCGGAATACGACCCCCGGGAACAGGACTTGGCCGAGAGGACTCTGCGGAAAAAGCTCGGCAGCAACTTTGATCCCAATTTCATGTCAATCAGCTCGCCCATGCTGGTGAACCTCTCCGTGCAAGAAACCCAGATGAAACTTCAAGGACCCATGCCCAACGAGGTTAAAAAGCTGGATCTCTCAGAGACCCCCTACGGGAAGCGGGTAAAAGTGGGCAAGAAAGCCCGCAGGAAATTTCTGCAGTGGCTGTGGACGTATACGTACTGTCCGGTGGTGTATACCTGGAAGGATTTGGGCTTGAGGTTCTGGCCACGCTACATCAAGGAGGGAAACTGCTTCAATGAGCGCTCTTGTTCCTTCCCCGAGGGGATGTTTTGCAAACCTGTCAAGTCAATCACCAAGACTTTCCTCCGGTGGTATTGTCAAGGGTTTTTAAGACAGAAATATTGTACGTGGATACCGGTGCAATACCCAATAATCTCGGAGTGCAAGTGCTCTTGCTGA